The genomic window TCAATTGAGTTTTAGCCACAGATAATCTAAAGCTCCAATTATTTGCACATAGTTACACTTTATCTACTGCCTTTTGTAATCTTTGGGACACACATGCAATATTACATCCTCTTTTCCATATTGCCATATCATCTGCAAATAATGCCCTTCCAATGTCACccttaaaattactaaaattatcattaatcataatattaaaaaatactggGCTGCACACACTTCCTTGCAGAGTTCCATTATCTATCATGTAAGTCTTAGAATACTCGTACACCGTACTTGTATTGTTCTTTCTAGAAGGTAATCCATAATCCAGTTGTATAACTTTCCTCCAATTCCCATACATTGAAGTTTAATTAAAAGTCCCTCTTTCCAAAGCATATTGTATGCTTTCTCAATATCAAATAAAGCCCCTACCAATACTTCTTTATTCGCCTGAGCTTTCCTGATATCGGCTTCTAGACTTAAAACAGCGTCCATCGTATTCCGACCTGCCCTGAATCCACTCTGATACATATGATCATTTTTTTCCATCAGTTTACATAAATTAGAAGTTAAAGCAATTGGCCTATAATGAATTGGATTAGATTTGTCCTTTTCAGGTTTACCGCCTGGTACAATTATTCCATGCTTCCATGAAGAAGGAATCTTTCCTGCATTCCATATCTTGTTGAaaagatttaaaataatatttaaagatCTTTCTGATAAATGTTGAATCAATAACATAAATCATCTCTTCCAGGAGATGAATGTTTAATGCCCCCTAGAGCTATCTTTAATTCATACCTACATAGTAAAATCTGCATCTAAAGCTTCACCAGAAGAACTTCTTTTCATCATTAAATCTGGATAATGATTTTTGTTCTGATTTGTACTCTTTTTAAAATCCTCTGATACATTATCATCACTATGGACTTTAACGAAAACTTTAGCCAAAATCTGTCACGGCTATTCTTCCttcatcattttttaaaacaggTAAAGTTTGATTTCTATAAATTCCTCCCATTTTCCTAACCGATCCCCATACTTCACCTATTGTATTACACCAATCTCTCCAGAACTTCTTTTTAGCTGCTCGTACTATTCTTCAGCTTGTGCTTtcttataattaataaaatctttaaataaattagacTTTTTCTAAATGCTTTATTCCTATTATGTATTGAACTGCTTTCTTCTTTTTACATTGTCCTTTTTTTCCTATAATATAATCAGTTATAAAATACTTTACATATTTCCCCATTACATTCATCTATGTCTTCCATCATTTTTAGTTCTACCTCACTTAGATATTAATATGCTTCCCAGTTTGCTTTATTAAATCTCCATCTTGGAGCTAAAATCACATTATGTTTTCTTACACTCATCCCTACCTTACATATAATTACATAATGATCACTACCCAAACATCCCATACATGTTTATTATCTATACCTTCAGAAACCAATGTTAAATCTATAGCTGACCCAATACCACGTACCAAATCTATTCTTGTATTTCTACCATCATTCAGACAAACTAACCCATTACTATCTATTATTTCTTTAACAACATCCCCATTATGATCATCTTTACTACTTCCCCATAAAGTGCATTCAAATCTCCACACCAATTTTTTTGACCCTATAACCTTTTCTAAATCTTTAATTAATCTATTACAAggattataataatttattattgtaaaattatgtttctctgtatatatttctataaCCATCAATTCATATTCTTCAATCTCATCAATAACTCTGAATtctaattcattttttataaaagtGGCCAGCCCACCTCCATTACCTGTCTTTCTATCTTTCCTTACAATATTATATCCTTGCAGAACAAAATTTAATTTAGGTTTTAACCATGTTTCTTGTACACAAATTATGCTTGGTTTCTTATCTAATAGGTctataaactttttaaattctGATCCATTTGCAATGAGACTTCTGGGATTCCATTGGAGAATCGCTAAATCCATTACTATTATGTACTTCCACATGCTGTTTGAGTACTTGAGTCTTAAGCATGTCATTTTTCCCCCAGTGTTACACCTGCTACTTTCAAGTATCTCTCAGCTGCATTTTGCCTTCATGGTCACCCCCACGTCTCACACAACGTTGTTTTCCTCTGCAAACAGCACTAACATGGCCATACTTCTGGCACTTGAAGCATCTAAGCGGAGGAGGCACGTAAGGTCTTACTGGGTAACTTACGTTATTGGTAACTATTTTTACCCTCTCTGGCATTCTTTCCTCATCAAATTGAAGCATAACTGATAGACTTTCcatcctttttttatttttcacatatcgCAGCCATTTTGCTCCAATTGTCTTCCCCCCCTTCGATGCAACTTTTAATTTTATCAGTATTCACATCAGTAGGAATTCCAGTTATTATTCCTCTAACCCAGGGTTTCGTCTTCATCAATGTGCATGACACCGAGCATCGAATTTATACTTAGTGCCTTCTTTTGTTGATTTTCATCCTCACACATCATAATCAAGTTTCCATCTCTCAGAGTCTTTGCACTATTTATTTCTCCAAACGCTTTATTCAGAGATTTTGTCAGTTTAATTGGGTTTATCCTCATGCCTGATTCTGCAAATTTCATCATCACTTTATATTCTTCAATGTTTTTCCTACTCACACGATCCTCCTTTCCACTATCCATAAATGATCCTTGACTAttagttttctttcttttccgaTTGACTACTTTCCACCATTCATTCCCCCCTGTACTCCCGCTACACGATTCATCTTCCATTTCCGGATCACTACCAGAGCTACCGTCATTTCCTGCCATCAGTGCTCCAGTCACAATCCAGTGTTGCCAAACCGCACTCCTCCTCCTCCTGGATCAATCTGGTTTTTATAGCATTAGCATGTCTCTAATTGGACTGAACCATAGGTTTGTCTGGGGGAAGGGGGGAATAGCAGCTGATACTTTTCATACTGATTCCAGTATGTGACCTTATAATTTTTCCCTCACCTCACGGCAATAAACCACCTTTTTGGGATCCACTAAACCTCTGACTAGCTTGATTGTAATTATTCCCTCTGACCACTGGGCCATCTCTTACAGTCATCACTAAACAATGAGTGCTCATAAAATTAGGTCTATTCACTATTTAAGAACAATCTTGCTAAGTGGACACCAAGATGACTGATTTGCAATCTGTCTGAGGGGCTCTATACCCGCAGCTACAATACAACAAAACAAGCATAATTTCCTCTTCATTTTCACTCAAGGTATATGGTCCATAAGATGCAGCAGTACACAGTTAACCTcttcagctatttttttaaacacttgtttGTGAAACCtacaaacatgtgactttattcCCTCCCCTTGTGTCTTAAACTCTATAAAAGACAGAGTGCATCTATATTCTCTACTCTCTCGCTCTCACATCATGAAGCTTCTGGTGTTTCTTCTGTTGCCTTACCTCTCTCTGAGTGAGGTTTTTCAGGATTTTAATCAATGCAGTCAgttctttttgaaaaatgtccctCCTCGGTTCATACCACCACTGAGCTCGACAGCACACATCTGTCAGTGTGTTTGGAATGAGAGCGATGTGAAAACTTATGTTTATGCAACTTTGTACAACACAGCATGGAGGATCCCCATCTACTCTGCCTATGTGTTTGAGAAGCCCCGTAGCATTGGACGGTGTGATCTTTGGTACATCGAACCTCAGGTAAATGTTCAACTGtatattattacagtatattgGTGAtgctttatattaggtgtccttaactactatgtagtTACATAAAAAAAAGGTACAGTATAGGCTTATTGTGTTGGTGTTGTACTGTAAACACCTGTGCTGCTCTTGAGGTGAATACAGGTGAAGTTAGGACAGGTAAACTCTGGTCAATAATTATAGATGtaactacagaaattaattacagctgtaattgtacgtgtattttaaaaaacacctgcatgtaatgataaacatgtacatacacaataagtgcattgtagcaaatgattaaattaaatgttattacgTATTAGTAAAAGACACCTAATTTAAAGTGGGACcagtatatttatttaaaaatgacaataatgCATTTgatgtatgacttttttttccctcatgtCCTTTAGCTGGATAGAGATGCTGATCCATGTAATGGAAATAATGCTGATCCGTGTATGAGTCCTAAAGGTCGCAAAATCATTAATAATCAGGCTGTGAATAGTGACTACGATGGCTCTGGCTATGACAAAGGTCATCTGTACCCGGTGCAGCACACGAACAATCATCTCTCCATGCTGGCCACCTCCACCCTGACCAACGCCGCTCCACAGAACTCAACGTTCAATCGGGGAGCATGGAAGACACATGAGAAGGCTGTTAAAGTTGATCTGCAAGGCTGTGACTATGCTTTGGCTTATGTAGTGACTGGTGTAGttcctgatatcaacataaAAATTCCAACAAATAACCGTAGAGTTACTGTCTCTAAGTATTACTGGAGAGCCACCTGCTGTGTAAAGAATGGTGTGGTCATGGTGCAGGGTTACTATGGACCTGATAACAATGACAAACTGCAGAAGTTATCAATTACAGACCTACAGAAACAGCTGGCCAAAGATTATAAAGTGAGGAATATTATAATTTTCCCAAACTTACTGAAAAGAGACAGAGAAGACTAGTATAGCCTTTAGCCTATGAGCTAAAAATGGATCAGTTGACATATGGGCATTCTACAGAATTGGTGTAAACTGCTGtcccacaaccaaaaaacaaaacaacaacaacaacaacaacaacaacaacaacaacaacaaaaaacacacacacatttaaaaagcatttatgtATTCAAATTTTAGATCCTTCTATTATCTATTGAAtcccacaataatatttaaaatatcagtaagcttaatatatatatattatatatatatattgcacaaatcaataaatcattttaattcttttgttgttattggaatacttctttcattttgtggacaattttaagattttcgTCTATTTTGCTTCCAAGGCTTCTACtgtaatggaaagaaaacttccaaaatacacatttagaTGGAGTTTGATTTAAGCCTATTACCCTCCATCTGTTAGCATCTGTGTTATCTGTATATTAACCAATTcaagctaatctgcatatttaaacacatcaagagTCTTTTCTCCTGAAATGTTAGaagtatataatattataacaaatgcctgcagagggcgccagAAGCCTGCAGATTGTAACGTCTTgaacaagaatatgtggacatcTAAAAATGCACATTCAGAGCGAGGGCTTTTATTATTGACTTTTATTATGTATTCTCCTGTGTAAGCGTAGatttaaagtacacatgaaatcaaaatcgactctatttactttgttagttctgtagcgaattaactcaaaggggaaatattaataattattcataactcaatatgattattaattatgattaattatgaatatgtaaatcagtTAATCAGATTTACTGGATATAGctacattaatcttaatattacaatcaattaacctgttgtccagGCAACActtagtgttgattgtttaataattctaagaaatgttcatttccaggttatgaaaaataacattcttattGTACTGTGCTACTTAGAGCATGTAGTCAGGATCtaaatcacttaagaggcaatttattagcagacggagtcagaaccaaacaggTATTGTGCACagtctttattaactaactcacaaacacataactaaactaacaaacacataacataacatacacaaaggtcacacacatatgtaggtcagaatgagtaatgatagagttgaaccggaagagatgctgttactagagctatagGAAAGTCAAAGGCACTCTGGAAAGGAAAGGAATCAGTTTCTTCAGCAATAGCAAAGGTAAGTCTTACAAATaaatactaaatcgctgtttagcgttaaaatgtacgatacttgcaatgTGCCCTTAGGCTGAGGAGCGTCGGATCTGCAGGTTGAGGATAAATCTTGAGGTTATCGTCTGAAGTTGTTGCCAATCTGTTGGgtgatgagcacatggctgggtgTTGTAGGCCAGGGGCCTATCAGCCTTGCGGCCGGGCCTAGAGAGGCCGGCTGCAAGGAGACCTGTTCAGTCGTCCAGAAGCAAGGAAGAAGAGAGAGAGTGGCAAAGTTCGCTGggttttaacctctggtcaaagtcacacctcttaggaatgatgggggccaatgaagatgttgtaaTTCCGGGTGACAACACACCCCCTTGTCAGGGCTTTTATGACCAAGTAGATTAACAAGCTGAGTTTTTGAAtaagaactattaaagattcttgtaatactgatgtgttgcacaggtatggacataccgcatacacaagcatttaaatcatCCCGATACGAACgcatagacactaaacatggcatgattgaagttaccttaaatgcatcataaaacatacacatacatacgtGAATACAACGATTGTAATACAGCAAtggtaataatggataccatttcctgagaaggattcatttatagcacagtctgtctatacattaatgccatagagtctgtgttatgtgtggaaaatgcagggaagatgcacgtttttctgtgtctctactctgttctccatgcggcaaccacattcctcagcgcaat from Chanodichthys erythropterus isolate Z2021 chromosome 24, ASM2448905v1, whole genome shotgun sequence includes these protein-coding regions:
- the LOC137014844 gene encoding endonuclease domain-containing 1 protein-like, with amino-acid sequence MKLLVFLLLPYLSLSEVFQDFNQCSQFFLKNVPPRFIPPLSSTAHICQCVWNESDVKTYVYATLYNTAWRIPIYSAYVFEKPRSIGRCDLWYIEPQLDRDADPCNGNNADPCMSPKGRKIINNQAVNSDYDGSGYDKGHLYPVQHTNNHLSMLATSTLTNAAPQNSTFNRGAWKTHEKAVKVDLQGCDYALAYVVTGVVPDINIKIPTNNRRVTVSKYYWRATCCVKNGVVMVQGYYGPDNNDKLQKLSITDLQKQLAKDYKVRNIIIFPNLLKRDRED